CTTCCTCCTGGACGGTCGCACAGAAGTGGATCGTCGCCGCGGGGTCGCGCAAGCGGCGGGCAGCCTCGAGCATGGCGAACAGGCAGACCCGATCGTCGAGCGCTTTGCCGGTGATCGTCTCGCCGACCCGCTCGGTCGTCTGAGCCATCGTGACGAGGTCGCCGCGCGAGACCCGCTCTGCGAGTTCCTCGTAGGGGAGGCCGGGATCGACCACGACGTCGTCGACCTCGGGGGTCTTCTCTCGCTGTTCGTCGTCCAGCGTGTGCGGCGGCGGCGAGCCGATAACGGCCGGAATATCCTCGTCGTCGGTGTGAATCGTCACGCGCTGGGCCTTGAGGACCCGCGCGTCCCAGCCGCCGAGTGCCTCGAGTTCGACGAAGCCGTAGCCGTCCTCGTCGCCCCGGACGTGACGGACCATGAAGCCGATCTCGTCCATGTGGGCCGCGACGGCGACCGAATACTCGCCCTCGCCCTCGAGCGTCCCGACGACGTTGCCCATCGCGTCGGTGCGGACGCGGTCGACCGACTGTTCCAGTTCCCTGACGACGACCTCGCGAACGCGATCCTCGTAGCCGGGGACGCCACTCGTCTCCGTCAGTTCCGTCAGGAGGTCCAGATCGAACGGGGCTGTCATGCCCGCACCTGAGTGATGGGGCGGTATAAACGCCCGGAAACGATGGGCGTGCTGCCGCGAACTGCGAACGGACGGCCCGTTTGGCGGCGGCGTCGTTTCAGCGGTCCGAACGGTCGCGGTCGTAACCGCGGGGTATTAACGGAGTCGTCCACTACGTCTGTGTACATGAGTGACGTACGTGTCGCAGGCACAGGGTTGACACCGTTCGGGAACAGCCCCGAACGGACCGGCCGAGATCTCTTCGCCGAAGCGAGTACCGTGGCCTTCGAGGACAGCGGCGTCCCCCGGGAGGACGTCGAGGCCGTCCTCTACGGCAACTTCATGGGCGAACTCTCCGAACATCAGGGCCATCAGGGGCCCTTGATGGCCGAAGCGGCGGGGGTCCGAGCCCCGGCGACCCGCTACGAGTCCGCGTGCGCCTCGAGCGGCGTCGCGGTCCGCGAGGCGGTCAAACGGATCCGTAACGGCGAGAACGACGTGTTGCTCGTCGGCGGCGCGGAGCGGATGACCAACCTCGGCACCGCTGGCGCGACCGAAGCGCTCGCGATCGCCGCGGACGACCTCTGGGAGGTGCGGGCCGGGGTGACCTTCCCCGGCGCGTACGCGCTGATGGCCCAGGCCTACTTCGACGAGTTCGGCGGCGAGCGCGAGGACCTGGCCAACATCGCGGTCAAAAACCACGCGAACGCCCTCACCAACGAGAAGGCCCAGTATCAGCGCGCCATCGAGGTTTCGGACGCGCTCGAGGCCCCGCCGGTCTCGGAACCGCTCGGGCTCTACGACGCCTGTCCGATCTCGGACGGCGCGTCCGCGCTCGTGCTCACGAGCGAGTCCTACGCCGCGAACCACGACCTCGAGGCACCGGTTGCGATAACGGGAACCGGACAGGGCGGCGACCGGATGGCGCTGCACGACCGGGAGCACCTCGCCCGCTCGCCCGCCGCACGCGAGGCCGGCGAGGAGGCCTACGCCGACGCGGGCGTCGACGCCGGTGACGTCGACCTCGCGGAGGTCCACGACTGCTTCACGATCGCCGAAGTGCTCGCGCTCGAGGCGCTCGATCTGGAACCGATCGGCGAGGGGATCTCTGCGGCCCGCGACGGCCGGACGACCGCGGACGGCGAGACGCCGATCAACCTCTCGGGCGGGCTGAAGGCGAAAGGCCACCCCGTCGGCGCGACGGGCGCGTCTCAGATCGCCGAAGTCACCGATCTGCTGGCCGGCGAACACCCCAACAGCAAGCACGTCGACGGGGCGACGACCGGCGTCGCCCACAACGCGGGTGGCACGGTCGCGAGTGCGACCGTTCACGTCCTGGAGGTGGTCGACCGATGAGCGACACCGAACACGTCGCCGACGCCGGCTTCGACGAGTGGCTCACCGCCGCCGAGGAGGGCGACGCCTACTACCTCGAGTGTGCCAACGGCCACGGTTCGCTGCCGCCCCGTCGGGTCTGCCCCGACTGCGGGTCGACCGATCTCGAGGAGAGCGACCTGCCCGATACCGGCGAAATCCAGACGTACACCGTCACGCACGTCCCGACGCCGGCCTTCGAAGAGGACGCGCCGTACGCGACGGCCGTCGTGGACTTCGGTCCCGTCCGCCTGACGGGGCAGGTCGTCGGCGTCGACGTCGCCGACGTCGAAACCGGACAGACGGTCGCACTCGAGATTACGGTTTCGGAGACGACGGGCGAACGCGTGATCGGACTCCGCCCGGCGTAGCCTCCGGGTCGTCCGAGCGACAACGGGTCGTTTTCTCACTCGGCCACGATCGGCGTGACGCGCGAAACAGCCGACTCGATCGGTTACTCGTCGCTGCCGAGACCGGCCCGCGGGAGTTCGGCGCTCAGGTACTCGACGAACTTGTCGGGGTGTTCGGCGTGGGGCAGCTGGGTCGCGTAGTCGATGACGACCAGGTCGAGGTCGGCGGCCTCGGCGAGGTCCCGGCCCTCGCGGAGCGGGACGAGTTCAGCGTCGCGGCCCCAGACCAGCGTGGTCGGCGTCTCGAGGGCGGCCAGTTCCGTCGCGAGGTCGAACTCGGGGTCGAGCGTGCCCGCGGCGAAGGAGGCGGTGGCGTAGCGCGCGCCGGGCTGGTGGGCGCTGTCCCAGGCGTAGCCGACCTCCTCGTCGCTGATCCGGTCGGCGTCGTAGTAGCCGTCCCGGTCGTAGAAGTACCGGATCGACGGCTTGCTCGCGAGCAGGTTGTACAGCGTCGTGCCGACGATCGGCGTCCGAAGGAGCGTCCGGACCCACGGCCGCTCGTCGCCCGTCTCGTCGGTCGGACAGATCAGGACGAGGCGTTCGAACGCGGTCTCGGCGGCGGCGTCGACGGCGAAGGTGCCGGTCAGCGAGGAGGCGACGGCGATCGGTTCGTCGGTGAGCTCGTCCGCGAAGTCGCGAACGAACTCGCCGTAGAGGGACCCGGAGTACACGAGCGGCGGCCGCTCCGAACGGCCGAAGCCGGGGAGATCCACCGCGTAGACGTGGTAGTCTTCGGCCAATCGTTCGACGATCGGGGCGAACTCGTGGCTGCTCGCACCCGCGTAGATCCCGTGGAGCAAGAGCATGTCCGGATCGTTCGGATCGCCGGCGACGGTGTAGGTCGTCTCGATTCCCCGCCAGCGATACGTCCGTTCGATACCGGGAAGCGGGTTCTCGAGGTCGCTCGCGCGTCGCTGGAGGAGGCGGTTGCCGACGACTGCGCCGGCGACGGTTCCCACTGCCGCACCGAGGACTGTTCGGGCGTTCATAGGAGACCGTAAGCGGGCAACGGCCTTAGACTTCAGGTTCGGGATCAGCACCTGCTGGGACCGGGACACGGCGAGGAGCCTGCGGATTC
The Natrinema salaciae genome window above contains:
- a CDS encoding M42 family metallopeptidase, which codes for MTAPFDLDLLTELTETSGVPGYEDRVREVVVRELEQSVDRVRTDAMGNVVGTLEGEGEYSVAVAAHMDEIGFMVRHVRGDEDGYGFVELEALGGWDARVLKAQRVTIHTDDEDIPAVIGSPPPHTLDDEQREKTPEVDDVVVDPGLPYEELAERVSRGDLVTMAQTTERVGETITGKALDDRVCLFAMLEAARRLRDPAATIHFCATVQEEVGLRGARALGVDIDPDLALALDVTVANDIPGFDAGEHVTELGDGTAIKLKDGSVITNPKLHERLQSIAEEEAIDYQLEILPAVGTDTAGFQHTAGAKPVGAISIPTRYLHTVTETAHVDDIAGTIDLLEAFLTAEDGSFDYTL
- a CDS encoding thiolase C-terminal domain-containing protein — encoded protein: MSDVRVAGTGLTPFGNSPERTGRDLFAEASTVAFEDSGVPREDVEAVLYGNFMGELSEHQGHQGPLMAEAAGVRAPATRYESACASSGVAVREAVKRIRNGENDVLLVGGAERMTNLGTAGATEALAIAADDLWEVRAGVTFPGAYALMAQAYFDEFGGEREDLANIAVKNHANALTNEKAQYQRAIEVSDALEAPPVSEPLGLYDACPISDGASALVLTSESYAANHDLEAPVAITGTGQGGDRMALHDREHLARSPAAREAGEEAYADAGVDAGDVDLAEVHDCFTIAEVLALEALDLEPIGEGISAARDGRTTADGETPINLSGGLKAKGHPVGATGASQIAEVTDLLAGEHPNSKHVDGATTGVAHNAGGTVASATVHVLEVVDR
- a CDS encoding Zn-ribbon domain-containing OB-fold protein, whose protein sequence is MSDTEHVADAGFDEWLTAAEEGDAYYLECANGHGSLPPRRVCPDCGSTDLEESDLPDTGEIQTYTVTHVPTPAFEEDAPYATAVVDFGPVRLTGQVVGVDVADVETGQTVALEITVSETTGERVIGLRPA
- a CDS encoding alpha/beta fold hydrolase → MNARTVLGAAVGTVAGAVVGNRLLQRRASDLENPLPGIERTYRWRGIETTYTVAGDPNDPDMLLLHGIYAGASSHEFAPIVERLAEDYHVYAVDLPGFGRSERPPLVYSGSLYGEFVRDFADELTDEPIAVASSLTGTFAVDAAAETAFERLVLICPTDETGDERPWVRTLLRTPIVGTTLYNLLASKPSIRYFYDRDGYYDADRISDEEVGYAWDSAHQPGARYATASFAAGTLDPEFDLATELAALETPTTLVWGRDAELVPLREGRDLAEAADLDLVVIDYATQLPHAEHPDKFVEYLSAELPRAGLGSDE